In Camelus bactrianus isolate YW-2024 breed Bactrian camel chromosome 5, ASM4877302v1, whole genome shotgun sequence, the DNA window GAAGATGAAATGACTTCCAGGTAGCAATAATGTAAATAAAGCCACCACAGATTTCCAGGAGCTGGGACTTTGGACTCTGCTCCGCCGCAAGCTAAAGGACCCACCGCCCTGTGCGCGCCACCACCTCTCTTTTGCCAGGAGTCGGGAGGCAGATCCCAGCGCGCACGCGCGCTGCGCACCTGCCCAATCTCGCACAGACGCGGGCGGTTGGTCTGAGCAGCCCCACTCACGCCGGCGCCGTGCCCCCGCGGAATGTACATCATTCTCAGCGTTCCAGCTCACTCGCTCTCCAGGACCtctaagaagcagagaaaccttctCTCTCATGTTTACATCTCATTAATTCTTCCTCTGGACAATTCACGCCCATCCACAATTGCTGCAGAAGTGCGCGCGCGCACCTATACCCTGAAAAGAAACTCAAGTCACAGCAGCCAGACAACCAGCTTCCGGGGGGGCGGCGGGGTTCCcactcctctttcctcctctctttgcAAATCCTCGGACTCCAGGGAGGGACAGCTGTGCACTCTGGAGAGAATGAGGGTGGTGCATGAAGCGGAAGTTGAGTTTGCACAGTCCGTGGAGACCGGGATCCTCACCAGCATCCCCGCCTCCTCGGGTTCCCTCTGGCCCAGCGCGGAGTAGGGGGCGTGGAAGGCCACCGAGTCGGAAAACCGAAGCCACGAAGTGGCCGGGCGATGAGGGGGTGTGCGTCCTGGGGTCGCAAGAAGAGGGCGGAGAAGCTCCAGCGCATCGGGCCAGAGGGCCCCTCCTCTCAGGCCGCTCTGGGCTGGAGGTGCAGGCGGGAGGCCAGGCCTGCCGCCTCGCTACGTGTCGCTCCTCCGCGCGCCTCTTGTCGCCGCTGCCCGCGCCCTCAGgccactgccgccgccgccgcccccagccGAGCCTGCAGCCGCGCCCTCGGGCCGGTACTTGAGCCAGCAGATGACCCAAGTGACGACGACCGAGAAGAGAGCCAGGATGCTGGCCACCGACAGACAGATGGGACCCACGGGCGAAGGCGAGGGCGAACCGGCTGCTGGGGCCGCGCCAGGGGGCGCCCCGCCTCCGGggggcgccccgccgccgccgtaGTGGTTGACAAAGATGAGGCCGGTGAAGAGCAGCACCACcatggagaggaaggagaagacgACGCACACGCAGCCGGCGGTGAGCGCGGCGCGCTTGCAGTTCTGGCAGCTCTCGTAGGCGCGTGGTCCGCGGGCCGCGTGCtccgcgggcggcggcggcggggccccAGCGGGAGACGGGGCCGCGGCGGGCACTGGGCGGCGCGGGGGCAGCGGCGGTAGGCGGTCCTGGGGCAGCGGGTCTTGAGAGGCGCGCCGGGCAAGCGGGAAGGCCTCGGCAAGCTTGGTATTGTTGGGCAGGCCGTGGACGCGGCTGTCGGGCAGTGGCGTGCGGTGGCGGCACACCGGGCACGCGATGGCGCCGGGCGGGCCGTGCCAGGGCGGCGGGCGCAGCGGGCGCTCAGGCGCGGCGGggttggcggcggcggcggcggcggcggcggcgcggagcTGCAGCTGGCTCAGGCACTCCTGGCAGAAGGTGTGCAGACACGCCAGCAGCTTAGGCGCGCGCCGGTCCGCGTCGAAGTAGTTGTAGCAGATTTTGCACTCGTAGTCCTCGAGCGGAGGGAGGCCGGGCACTATCACCGCTGCGCTCCGGGCTTCCGCGTCCCCGCTGCCCCGGGCTCCCGCCACGGCGCCCCCGGTTCCTGTCGAGCTCCCTGGGCTGCTGGCTGGGCTCCGCTCGCctccgccgccgctgccgccgccgctgctgctgtcGCTCGCCGGCGCTGCCATGGCATGATCCGCCCCTCATCGGGGGCAAGGTGAGGCGCCTTCCTCCCCCTGCGCCGCCGCTTCGGCTCCGGGCGGGGAGGAGGCGCTTCTGCCTCCCCCCTCTGGCGGCTGTCGCCTGGCGAGGGAGGCACCGCTGGCTGGGCCGGGCGGGGGCGCAGCAGCGACCGCCTTCCCCCGACTCCCCCAAGAAGGCGCGGGCACCGCCGTCCCTCCCAGTCCCCGGGAGCCTCTCTGCCGTCCCCCTTGGGCCTCTCAAGGCGGCTTCCCTGGTCGATTTGGATATCGGTTTTCGCTGGACTTGGAATTGGGACTTGAGGGCGGCTAGGGGGCGGGGGGCGATGCGGGAACGGACGGAATCTGGGGTGCGGCTGCTTAAGAACTTGGCGCCCGTGCAACGCTCTCCCTCATACACACACTCAGGGTGGTGGTGGGAAACCTGGTCctgctttttccttctccctttccctcgccccctccccctctATCCTTGTTATTCTATGTTTATCTTCCTTGGGCTGGGGCTGCGTCTCCGGCAGACCCTCCTCTCGCCCTCCCCGCAGGAGCTCACCGGTGATGTAATGCGGGACCCGCgcagagagaagcagcagcagcctcgGCAGTGGCGGCACCGGCGGTTCTTGCCCTTCGTGAAAATCGTGATCTCATTTCTCCGTCCAAGGGCGAAAGCCAGTCATCACCAGTCCATTTACACTTTCCGCTTTTATTAGCAAGCCCAGGTAGCCCTGCAACATTCTTCTCGGGGTGGAAGCCGAGGGATGACATTTTCCTGTCGCCATTTGGAGAAAATTTTGGAGCTGAACAGTACCTTTGTCCCCCTTGAAATATTGTTTCCTGAGATTTAAGGAGGCATGAAGACAGATTCATAGCCAGATCCTGCTGATTTCCTGACGCTGAGCACAGGGGATGGAGGTAGCTCCTTTGCATGgggtcacagagacagagagggggaAGTGTTATTGTCAAACAGGTTCACAGAATTTCAAGGTCCAGCTTAAACCTAGCCCCTGGCATCACTCATCCCCTTGGTCCACTTTTAACATACACATGTAGAGAGCTGAAAACTCTGTAAATAATGTGAGATGGATCTTCCTGAATTTATTAAAGCCAATAGAATCCCATCTGAGCAGGTTAGCAAGAAGTAGCACTTCTTCAAGGAATGCTCAGTAGGATTCAGGTGTGGGGGGGCTGGGGCCCACCTGAGGAGTGATGTTTGGATATTCCTAATAAGAAAGTCCTGTTTCCTTGTTTCTCCAAGTTAGTCCACACCCTGAGAAGAGAGAGCCTCTCCCGCCGCcacaaggaagggaaagaggatgtCTCTCTGGGTTCCCAGGAGATGTGACTGTTCCCACTTTCTCTCTGGATTCTCTGCAGAAGACAGCAAGATCCCGCAGGGAGTATTTGTGGAGAGGATGAACGAATAAGAATCAagctgaaggaagagaaagaaggaaagaaagataccaATAAACCACCAATGTGTAGACAAGAGGAGGAACTGTCATAACTATTAAGTTTCTgtgacatttgaaaataaatgtcctTTTTAATCTGTGTGAATAGTGAGTGTGATTGATGTCTTAGGTTTGAGAGGACTTTACGTGAAGCTCATTAAAAGCCATGAGCTTTCCATTTCTTAGTTTCAAACTTTGTAAGTGTGATTTAGGGGGATACTGTTTAAGTGTATCATTTTGTGACAAAGGCTGTGATGATCAGAGGGCAGGGTGATGGGACTTCAGAAGAAGACTCTGGTCTGGCCTTGGAATATTACAAACTTACACAAACCTAATGATCGCAGAGGAAGTCTCGTTCCTGTCCTTCTCTTCctgttctctttcctcctttaactGTTTGGTTGTGAAGAGCCTGGTACTGTGCATTTTAGACACAATTTTAAACTGGGTCCTTGTACTTTAAGCCCTGATTAGAGATAATGATGATATGGGAAAAGGTTTTAAACAGGGCGTGGGGAGAAGAGAAGTTCAGAGACAGGAGGGGCTTGTGTGCATTTATGTTCGTCCCTatccctcccacccacttcctaGGACCTGTGCAACCTCTGTGCCAAGGAGGACTGAAAGAAATCTGAAGGTCTATGTGTTTGCATGTGGCATGCATTTGGGCAAAACATTTGAGATTTCAGAATTTCATTCTATTACGCATTCTTCCCATTGAATGGGAGAATCGAGATGTGGAGCATGGGGCTATgccagggcttctcagcctcagcCCTGTTGACATTTTGAGCTGGATCATTCTTTCATGGGGGTGCTGTTGGGTACATTGTCAGACGCTTTACAACATCCCTGGCTTCCATGCACTTGATGTTAGTAGTGACCCTCCCCAGCAGTGATAACCAAAAATGTCCCTCCCCCTGGTTGAGGATCTACACCTCAGATTTAGCTAAATTGAAACCCACAGCAGAAACATACCCAATTCATAACTGCAAGCAAAGTTAGCATTACCGGTCAGAGTAATTATTTAGGGGTTATGGTCGTTTCTTCCATAGCTCATGGTAACTTAGATACCACGGCACCCTCTTTGAGGGGTCCAGGTACTGATTTTGTCGATAATGCATTCTGTCGATGAGCTCATAAACAATTCTCAGAATTTGGTTAACAAAGCTGGAATTTACTCTCTGTGTTTGGCTAGTATTTTGCGGGGATCCCAGCATCTCTGATTATTTTATATCTTAGGACCAGGGCTCACAGACTGAACATGTTGTACACATAACATACAGACACATCCCCAGCCCCTGTTAACACTCATTACTGTTTACAGCAGGAGTTTCCGATCTCAAAATTCCTCTCAAACACCCTGTGAGAGAGGCCCAGAGGGTTCGTGTAACCAGCCCAAAGTGACACAGCCAGTAGTGACAGAGTGGTCCAACTCTTCCATTATGTCAAAGATAGGGATACAGGTAGCATCTCCTCCCGACCTACGAATCTCACCACACATTATTGATCTGTCAGCTGTAATAAATAAAGCACTGTATAAAATATGAGGACAAGGCGAAATCTCACTGGTAATATTGGAAGAATAGATGTATAGGCAGATAATGCCACTCAGAACCAAGTAGTAAATGAGCCGATCAAAtagttgacattttaaaatagaagatgGGTTGATTCAATTTGACATTTATTGAGGTCCTTCACTGGAATGTATTATTGCTATGTGATAAGATACTTGGCCTCCAGAAACTAACAATTTGATAGAGGATATTAAACATATGTGCAAAACTGAGAGGCAGGATGAGGCAAGTTTGTGATCCAGGGACAAGATCTGGTGAGaataaagaggagagagaagttaTTTCTGCTGTGGGATATGGGAAGTTTCCAGACTCATGGTCAGTAAATTGGGGATTGAGACAGATGCAGAGAGAAAGACATTTAAAGAAGCTACAGGGAAAAAGAGTGTGTTGAGGGCATGGTGAGTGGCCTGCTTCAACAGTGGCTTGTTATCCAGCAAAGCTCAGGACCATA includes these proteins:
- the RNF228 gene encoding RING finger protein 228 — its product is MAAPASDSSSGGGSGGGGERSPASSPGSSTGTGGAVAGARGSGDAEARSAAVIVPGLPPLEDYECKICYNYFDADRRAPKLLACLHTFCQECLSQLQLRAAAAAAAAANPAAPERPLRPPPWHGPPGAIACPVCRHRTPLPDSRVHGLPNNTKLAEAFPLARRASQDPLPQDRLPPLPPRRPVPAAAPSPAGAPPPPPAEHAARGPRAYESCQNCKRAALTAGCVCVVFSFLSMVVLLFTGLIFVNHYGGGGAPPGGGAPPGAAPAAGSPSPSPVGPICLSVASILALFSVVVTWVICWLKYRPEGAAAGSAGGGGGGSGLRARAAATRGARRSDT